From the genome of Denticeps clupeoides chromosome 4, fDenClu1.1, whole genome shotgun sequence, one region includes:
- the LOC114789267 gene encoding spindlin-W, with amino-acid sequence MSKKRGRKRSSGELSDSLTPDPNNLLGKRIQHSWREKGALTKWKGTVLDRLSVNSSLFMVKYDGFDCVYGIELFKDERVSNLQVLTEKVVNNKIKVPHDVEELVGKAVEHLFEKEDGEKNEWRGMVLSRAPIMTNWYYITYEKDPVLYMYQLWDDYKEGDLRILPEAENKHLLPADRKPGEETESLVGKQVEYVTDKGVKRTGLVIYQVPAKPSVYYIKYDDDFHIHVYDLVKTT; translated from the exons ATGTCCAAGAAAAGGGGCAG GAAGCGTAGCAGCGGTGAGCTGAGTGACAGCCTCACCCCGGATCCCAACAACTTGCTGGGCAAGAGGATACAGCATAGCTGGCGGGAGAAGGGGGCGCTGACCAAGTGGAAGGGCACTGTGCTCGACCGCCTCAGCGTCAACTCCTCTCTTTTCATGGTCAAGTATGATGGCTTCGACTGTGTCTACGGCATTGAGCTCTTCAAGGATGAAAGGGTTTCGAACTTGCAGGTTCTTACAGAAAAAGTGG TGAATAACAAGATCAAGGTGCCTCATGatgtggaggagctggtgggGAAGGCAGTAGAGCATCTTTTTGAGAAGGAGGACGGAGAGAAGAATGAGTGGCGGGGCATGGTTCTCTCCCGGGCGCCCATCATGACTAACTGGTATTATATCACCTACGAGAAAGACCCAGTTCTCTACATGTACCAACTGTGGGACGACTACAAAGAAGGAGATCTGCGCATTTTACCTGAAGCTG AGAATAAACACTTGCTCCCAGCGGACAGGAAGCCGGGTGAGGAGACTGAGAGCCTTGTGGGTAAGCAGGTGGAATACGTCACTGACAAAGGAGTGAAGAGAACCGGTTTGGTCATCTACCAGGTCCCCGCCAAGCCATCTGTCTATTACATCAAATACGACGATGACTTCCACATCCATGTTTATGATCTTGTGAAGACCACCTAA
- the LOC114788813 gene encoding hydroxysteroid 11-beta-dehydrogenase 1-like protein — MKTLLKFFVICTALAAFLWHDTFYPESLRGARVLVTGASTGIGEQLAYHYARLGAQLIITARRESILQKVVDKCLELGAQQAWYISADMSQSADPERVVKYAVEKMEGLDYLVLNHIGSSPFQMWNQDAEHVRTLMQVNFLSYVQMTSAALPTLEKSGGTIIVVSSMLGKLATPFVAPYTATKFAVNGFFETLQHEFSMRKSNVSISIHILGLIDTDSAMEKIKGYINATAYPASEAAMHIIRAGTTRQNFSFYPWYIYFVCLFRDWFIYFRDICIQNSFTY, encoded by the exons ATGAAAACCTTGCTgaagttttttgtgatttgtacTGCCCTGGCAGCATTTTTATGGCACGATACCTTTTATCCAG aATCCTTGCGTGGTGCCAGGGTGCTGGTTACAGGTGCGAGTACTGgcattggtgagcagttggcgtACCACTATGCACGCCTAGGAGCCCAGCTTATCATCACTGCAAGGAGAGAGAGCATTTTACAGAAA GTTGTTGACAAGTGTTTGGAGCTGGGAGCACAGCAAGCCTGGTACATTTCAGCAGATATGTCCCAGTCTGCTGACCCTGAGAGGGTGGTCAAATATGCAGTTGAGAAAATGG AAGGTCTTGACTACCTGGTGCTGAACCACATTGGTAGTAGTCCATTCCAGATGTGGAACCAAGATGCGGAGCATGTCAGGACTCTTATGCAG GTCAACTTTCTCAGCTATGTTCAAATGACCTCAGCAGCTTTACCTACTCTGGAAAAGAGTGGTGGCACCATAATCGTGGTGTCATCTATGCTGG GGAAACTGGCCACTCCATTTGTGGCACCCTACACAGCTACTAAGTTTGCTGTGAATGGATTCTTTGAGACATTGCAGCATGAGTTCAGTATGAGGAAGAGTAATGTGTCAATCAGCATCCACATTTTGGGTCTCATTGATACTGACAGCGccatggaaaaaataaa GGGCTACATCAATGCAACTGCCTACCCTGCCAGTGAAGCTGCCATGCATATCATCAGAGCAGGAACTACGCGCCAGAACTTTTCCTTCTACCCTTGGTATATCTACTTTGTCTGCCTCTTCAGGGACTGGTTCATCTACTTCAGAGATATCTGCATTCAGAATTCTTTTACCTATTGA